Genomic DNA from Clostridium sp. BJN0013:
CTCATATTTAAAATTCCCATAAGGTAATGCCACTGGGCATCTCTTGTCTTAATTCCCACAAGTACTGATTCTGCATTTCTAATATTACCATTATAAATATCATTTTCTACAGATTGATAAATTGAGGAGTTAGAGCCGTTGTAAGTATTATCACTCCTACTATTATATGTACCTTTTGATGGGTTCTTCATTAAATAATCGTAAGCCTCATTTATTTCTCTCATTTTATCTTCGGCTAAATCTCTAAGTGGATTATTGCCATATTGATCAGGATGATATCTTTTTGCCAGAGTTCTATAGGCTTTTTTTATTTCCTCTTGTGAAGCATTTTCATTTATTTCTAGTATTTCATATGGATTTTTCATTTTTGTAAACACCCCTTTTAAATACTCTATCCATTTTATCTAAAAGTCCATATTGTAGTATATTATAAATTAATTCTTTATTTTTTTTTATAGGAAGCTTGTTAAAAATATTTGTGCATTGTGCTGCACAAGTTCCTAAAATAAAATCTATTCTAGGTATTATTTCTATTATGAAATTTTCATAACAAAGATTTTTATCATTAAAGCAGATATTTATGGCATTAAATTTATTTTTCTGCATATCTTTTTTTAAGTCATCCAATGCGTCTATAATATATATCCATTTTCCTAGATTATATCCAAGTAAATACAAGTCTTTCCTGGCAGCGTTACAATTATTATAAGATTTTAGTATAAATCCTGTAAGGTCTCCAAAAGGGTGGCATAAAACATCTATAGATATATTTTGGGAACTTTTTTCTAATGCATATAAATTTTCAAGCTTATTTTTTATATTTTCAAAAATGTTTTTAAAGTTATCAGGCATATTACTTAAATATCTTTTTAAGCATAAATACATTATTCTGCTCTTTAAAGAATTATCATCATAAACATCATCTAAAACTTTAAAATAGCTTAGAGATATATTACAAAAAGCTGCATATTTTAAAGGAGCGTTATCTTTTAAAATAATTTTTTTATTTGCAGGATGGAATAAGCATCGTTTTTTCATATAAATTTGATTGTCACATTCTAATGAGTCCAAAAGTAAAGCTAAAAAAGTCATATCATAGTTCAAAGAAATTCTAGGTATATTTCCTATATTATTTTTTATAGATATACATAATCCACAATAATAGGCTTTGAATTTTTCATAATCTTTTATTTTAAGTTCCATTTTACAAGGGGTTACATAACCAAACATATAATTTTCCTATCTTTTTTTATTTTTATCCAATATTTGATATATAGTTTCTGAGGTAGTGTCTTCTAAAGAATAACCAAGTAAATTTACTATTTCATGAAACTCCTGGTCATTTGTCGATTCTATTTCTAAATAGGGAAATGGACAGAAAGCTCTTTCATTTATATCTATTTCAATTAAACTATGTTTGTATTTATAACTTTCTCTATATTTTTTTATAGATTGTAATAATTTTAATCCTAATGATTGAAGAATTTTTTTGCCTGCTTCCATATTTAATATTTCTGTTTCATTTTCTTCCATTATTTTATATTTTCCCTGACTCAAAAGTTTTTTAGTAGTCATATAATAATGAGTAGAATTATGTATTAGATCTTCTACAACTCTTATTCTAGCATACCCTTTATTTTTTATTAAGAATCCATCTTCAAAATCATATATGTCATTTATCTGATTTTCCATTTTAACTTTTAAAGCATTAACCTTTTTTAGTTTATTTCTTATATTCTTAGGATCTATTCGTATTATCCGTGTTTCATATTCCTTCATAAAATTTCACTCCATTTATAAAACCACTTATTTTGCATTATACCATAAAAGTGAGTTAGCATAATTAATTTAATAAAATAAAATTGTTAAAAGATATATTACTTATATATTGAACTGAATAAAAATAAAGGACTTTCCTGAATTTAGGAAAGTCCTTTAATATAATTTTTATCCGAATGCGGTAATTAGCTAATACTCCTATTTTCTTCAAAGTGGGAGATAAGCGTAGCTAACACATCTAGATAAGTTCTTCTAAGGAATTAGCTGATCCTAAAACATTATCTATTTTATCTTCAACAACTTTTTGAATAGCATCTCTTCCAGCACCTAAATATTTTCTTGGATCGAAAACCTTTGGACTATCTCCAAAAGTTTTTCTTATAGCAGCAGTCATGCTCAACCTAAGGTCTGTATCCATATTTATTTTACATACAGCCATACTAGAAGCTTTTCTAAGCATATCTATAGGGATTCCTTTGGCATCAGCTATGTTTCCGCCATATTTATTACAAGTTTCCACGGCTTTAGGATCTACAGCTGAAGCTCCATGGAGAACAATGGGAAAGTTTGGAAGGTTTTCCTGTATTTTTTCTAATATATCAAATCTTAATTTAGGTTTGAAGTTTGGAGGGAACTTAAAAGCTCCGTGGGATGTTCCTATGGCTATAGCTAGAGAATCTACACCCGTTCTATTTACAAAGTCTACAGCTTGTTCTGGATCCGTATATATATGATCTGAAGCAGATACTTCATCTTCAATTCCTGCAAGTACACCAAGTTCTGCTTCTACTACTACCCCGTGAGAATGAGAATAGTCTACTACTTGTTTGGTTTGAGATACGTTGTCTTCATAGTCTAAATGTGAACCGTCAAACATAACAGAGGTAAAGCCTGTTTCTATACATAATTTTACAGTTTCAAAATCTGGACCATGATCTAAATGGAGGGCAATATCTATTCCAGTATCCTCTACAGCAGCATCTACCATAGCTTTTAAGTATTTTGGTCCTGCATATTTCATTGCACTTGCTGAACATTGCAGAATAACAGCAGAATTTTTAGCTTTAGCTCCATTTACCACCCCTTGAATTATTTCCATATTGTTGATGTTAAATGCACCTATTGAGTAATGTCTTTTGTAAGCCTTTTCAAACATTTTTTTAGTAGTAACTAATGCCATTTCTTATTTCACCCTTTCAATAATAAAATATTTTTAGGTATCTGAGAATAAATAATAATTGCAGGATAATAAATCTATTTTAAAATATTATTATGTAAAATAGATTCCCATATCAACTATTTATTTGTTTCAAGATGCCTTTTTTAAAATATATATATTTAATGTTATTTTAAATGCCAATACTATTAACAATCAATTTCCATTATACATTAATATTTAGTATTTTCCATAATCTAATTTTTAAAATTTTTTTAATTTAATATTCATGGTTATTATGATATTAAGTATATGCTATATCTTTAACAATATACTATAAATATATAATATATACATTTATAGTATATCATAAATAATTTATTTTTACTATAATATTCAATATAATGCATTTATCTGAAGACAGCAATTATCTGACACCTCCATCTTCTTCAAAGCGGGGGTGATTACTGCCGCGCTTCTGGGTAAGTTCTTCTGAGGTTAAGATGGGGAGAAAAGCATTCTTATGAGTAAAATTCTACCTGAACCCAAGAATCACTTGATTAGAATAAATTTTCTATATTTAATTGTTGAATATGAAGTATGCTGTAAATTGAATTTTTTATTATATCTATGGATATTAAGGCTTCTTCCTTGTTTTTATATGTTATATGATGAAGAAGTTTCCACAGCTCATTATTAATGTCATCAATTTCATGATGGTTTGAAAAGATAGATAACTTTGATGAATATTTTTTCCATTCTGCCATAAGATGTTCAGAATTTTTATAAGATTCCTCCCAGTCATTTGCTTGAATAGCTTGCTCTATTTTAACATTTAAATTTTGTAATTTTATACAGGTGTTATTTAAATATTTTATTGAGAATATTATAGAAAATAGCATTAAAATAAATATGGAGAAAGATATTATTGTATTTTTCATTTAATCACATCCTAGCTACTTTTTTCTTTTAATTGATAATAAAACTTTCCCTTTGAATCTAGAAGAGCTATTAATATATCCTTTGTAGAAGATATACTATTTTTTTTCAGCATATTATATAGCCAATCTTCAGTTTTGTTTGCCTTGATCAAATTTTTTAAATTTATTTTTCCATCTAATACTAGGGTTATAGGTAAAGTATCCTGAGTAGATTTTATTTTTAGGTCTGCTCTGGTTACAGGGGTAGATTCTGTTTTAGGTATAACTGAGAGTTGTCCGCTGGTTTCCAGTATTGCATATTCCACATCAGCTAAATTATAATATCCTTGCATTCTCAATTCTTCTATTAAATCATTCATATTAAATTTTTCGTTTTTTAATTCTTTTAAGTTTAACTTACCTTTCTCAATTAATATACTGGGTTTTCCACTAAAAATTAATCTCATTTTTTCACTTTTTAACTGGCATAAGCCCATTAAAGTTTGTAGCATTAAGAGTGTTATTATAGGTATTATGCCATGAGTTATGGACACCCTGGTATCTTGCATTGGAAGAGAGGCCAATTCTGATATCATTATTGCTATAGATAGTTCAAAAGGCTCCATTTCACCTATTTGTTTTTTACCCATAAGCCGCATAGATATAACTACCAGTAAATATAAGATAATAGTTCTAAAAAGTATTGTAAACATAAAGTATCACCCTCTAAAATTTTATAGTTAATTATATTTTTACATTTAATATAGAAAATTATAAGTAAAATTAACACAATTATAATTAAATATGAAGTATAATATATTACTAAGGGAGTTGAAGTTTATATGGATAATAAGGATATTCAATTAAAAGATAAGTGTATCAAACCCTTTTTACACAGGGAATGGGAAGAGATGATATGTTAAAATTAAAATTAAATGGTAAAGATATATCAGTTCCATTTGGAACTAGTCTATATAAAATATTTAAAGATAATTATGATATTTGTCATATACCTATAGTATTAGCTAAAGTAAATGGAAAATATTACGAATTTACCAATTCCTTGAAGGAATCTGGGATATTTGAAACTGTGGATATAAAGGATCCATTGGGTAACAAGACCTACATAAGGACACTTCAGTTTGTACTTATTAAGGCTGTATACGATTTATTCCCAAGGGCTAAGGTAATTATAGAACATTCATTAAGTAAAGGTATATTTGGAGAGATTCATAAAAGCACACCGCTTTCTAGGGAAGATATAAAACTTATAAAGAGTAAAATGAATGAAATAATAAGAAAAGATATATGTATAAGAAAAATAGAGATAAAAAAAGAGGAAGCTATAGAAATTTTTAAGAGCTATAACATGGAAGATAAAATAATGCTTTTAAATCACATAAATGCAGAAAAAGTAAAATTATATGAATTGGATGGAAGGTATGATTATTTTTATGGCTCCATGGCATTTTCTACAGGGATATTAAAACTATATGATATTATGTATTATGAGCCAGGATTTATACTTAGATATCCTGTAGAATCAGATCCCTATAATCTACCTGAATTTTTGGAATATAAAAAATTGAGTAATATATTTTATGAAACAAAGCAGTGGGATAATATACTAGATGTAGGGAATGTAGGTTCCCTAAATGATAAAGTAGAAAGCAACGAAATTGTAGATATGATAAGAGTAGCTGAGGCACTTCACGAGAAAAAAATTGCATATATAGCAGATATGGTATCTGCAAGAAAAGAGGTAAAAGTTGTATTAATTGCAGGTCCAAGTTCTTCGGGAAAAACTACTTTTGCAAAAAGGCTTTCAATACAATTAAGAGTAAATGGAATTAAGCCAGTTCCAATTTCCTTGGATGATTATTTTGTAGATAGGGAGCATACACCCAGAGATGAAAATGGAAATTATGATTTTGAATCTATATATTCTCTAGACTTGAAACTCTTTAATAAACATCTAGAATTTCTCTTGAAGGGAGAAGAAATTGAAATTCCTTCTTTTAATTTCAAGAAAGGTGCGAGGGTATGGAATGGCAAGCGAGTGAGGCTTCCACAAAATGGAGTGATTATAATTGAAGGAATACATGGGCTAAATGAAATATTAACTTCTTCAATAGCAGCAAAAAACAAGTTTAAAATATATATAAGTGCTCTTACACAATTAAATGTGGACAATCACAATAGGATAGCTACTACGGATGTGAGAATAATAAGAAGAATAGTTAGAGATTCTTTTTATAGATCATTTAGTGGAGAAGATACTTTGAAGATGTGGCCTTCTATAAGAAGAGGAGAAGAAAAAAATATATTTGTGTTTCAGGAAAATGCGGATGTTATGTTTAATTCTACACTAGTATATGAACTCTGTGTCCTAAAAAATTATGCACTGGAAGAATTAATAAAAATAAACAGTTCCAGTCCTGTATATTATGAAGCATTGAGACTTAAAAGCTTTTTGCACTTTTTTAAACCTGTAGATTTAAAATTTGTTCCTGATAATTCCATTTTAAGAGAATTTATAGGAGGCAGTTGTTTTTATAGTTAATAATGTATAATTTATAGTAACAATTAGTTCATATTGTGGTATAATTTGAGTAGGTACTTTGTGGAATTAAATTATAAAATAAATGCATTTTTATAGTTGTGTGGGTTGCAATATGTTATATGTTATAAATTAAATGAATAAATACAATTCGTAATTTCATAAAAAATTCTAAACGAAAAAGTGCTACTAAAGAATACTGCTTTAGAGTATTTTTAAATATAATATTTATGTTTATGCAAAAATATATGAATTTTAATATATAAATTGTATGTTGTGATTGCATGTAAATAACAAATATATTGACTTTTAAGAATATGTGTATTATACTTATAATAAGATAATGGGTACTTTATAATATGTTTTTATAAAATTCAAAAGATGTTTTTTGCAAGGTGTTGTTATTATTTTAACAAGTAATTATATTCATGTATTCTCACCTGCTCATAAAATGAGGAAGGTGTTTTTATTTAAAAATTAATTAAATTTTTGAAAGGTGGTTTTAAAGATGGTTTTTAAAAATTGGGAAGATTTATACAAAAGTAAAGTTGTTAGTGCAGATGAAGCTGTATCTAAAGTAAACTGTGGAGATAGGGTAGTTTTTGGTAATGCTTGTGAGGCAACATTATTCCTCCTTGATGCACTAGCTAGAAATAAGGAAAAGTATAGAAGTGTAGAGTTATATAATATGATACCTATGACTAAAAATGAGCCATATGTTCAGGAAGGTTTAGAAAAATATATTCATTATAATTCTTTGTTTGCAGGAGGAGGAACAAGAGAAGCTCTAAGTTCGGGTAGAGCAGATTATATTCCATGTTTTTTTCATGAAATGCCAAGGCTATTTAAAGAAAATTATATACCAGTAGATGTATCACTTATTAAAGTAAGTAAACCTGATAGACATGGGTTTTGCAGTTATGGAGTATCCACAGATTACATAAAGGCTGCTACAGAAAATGCTAAACTTGTAATTGCGGAAGTAAATGAAAATATGCCAAGAGTTTTAGGAGACAATTTTATACACATTTCTGATATTGATTACATAGTAGAAAATTCCGATCCAATAGCTGAATTAAAACCTCCTAAAATAAGTGATGTAGAAAAAACAATAGGAAGATATTGTGCATCACTTATAGAAGATGGATCTACACTTCAGCTTGGAATAGGAGCTATACCAGATGCAGTGCTTTTATTTTTAAAGGATAAAAGAGATTTAGGAATACATTCAGAAATGATATCTGATGGTGTTGTGGAATTAGTTGAAGCAGGAGTAATTACAAATAAGAAAAAAGCACTTCATCCAGGAAAAATAATCGTTACCTTCTTAATGGGAACGCGAAGATTATATGATTTTGTTGACAACAATCCTATGGTGGAAGCTTATCCTGTAGATTATGTAAATGATCCTAAAGTGGTTATGAAAAATTCTAAGCTTGTATGTATAAATTCCTGTGTAGAAATAGATTTAATGGGACAAGTATGCGCTGAAAGTGTAGGAATGAGACAGATAAGTGGTGTAGGTGGGCAAGTTGATTTTATGAGAGGAGCTAGTATGGCCGATGGAGGAAAGTCTATTCTTGCTATAACCTCTACTGCAGGAGGAGGTAAAGTTTCAAGAATAGTTCCATTTTTAAGTAAAGGGGCTGCAATTACAACTTCAAGAAATGATGTTCAATATGTTATTACAGAATATGGTATTGCTTCACTTAAAGGTAAAACATTAAAACAAAGAGCTAAGGAGCTTATAAAGGTTGCGCATCCTAAATTTAGAGATGAATTGAAGGATGAGTTTGAAAGAAGATTCAAATGTAAATATTAAATTTCTTTAAAAAGATATGATTAAAATAAAAAGGCTATTGAAAAACGGATATTCATAAATTTTTATGGATAAAAGCCATGTATTAAGGAATTTGTCTTTCTTTATACATGGCTTTTAGTTATGGGCTTATTGTATTTTTAAATCTCAAGTTCTTAGTATTGAAAATTTCTTTATTTGTTAGCATGATTTTTATTAAATAATAATATAGTAATATAAATAATATACTATAATTATCCAATGAAAAATTAATATGTGAGGTGAATATGGCTATAATATATTTGCCTTTTTATACTATAAATAATCAAGTGATTCCTAGATTTAAGTGGAGTTTGCTCATAAGGAATGCTTTTTTCATCTGAATTTTAGAAGAACTTATCCAAATACGGAGCATGGCTTATCTTCCACTTTGAAGAAGTTGGGAGTATTAGCACAATGGTAGTTTTTGGATAAATTATGTATGATAAATTTAAGATAGGGTGATAAATGTGTCTCATAGAAAATTAATGGAGGAGTATTATTGTGATATAAATAATCTGACAGATTTATTATCTAAATTAGCAAATAACTATAGATTGCTTATAGGAGGTGCTGGAGAGATGAATTCCATGGCGGTGTCTCATAAAAAAGATGTTAAGGATGCACTGCATAGGGCAAATAAGTTGGGGGATTTAATTGATAAAGTATTAAATACATTAGAAAAATCTACAGGAGGATATGTGGAGTATTGTAAAATGAGGTCTGAAGTTATAAAGGAAAAAATGTTGATTCAATACATAGAAACTGAAATAAATGAGGAACTATTTTTGAATGGTTTAGATGATTTGGAAGATAGTGATGGTAGTGATGATAGTGATGATATAAAGGAAGATTAGGTATAGAGTGTTTCACCTAATCTTTTATATAGAATAATAAAGGGATATATTTTTTAATGAGATTAAATTTTTTTAAATTTATAATTGGATATCATAAGGTAAGAAAGTGCTATAATAAGTAAAATTGTAATTTCAGAAGGAAGGGGGTGATTTAAAGTAAGTAAACAATAGAGAGATATAAACATACCCGTGAAAGTTATAGGAATACCTGAAAATTCCCCATCAAAATCAGTAACATTAAATCTTGCCAATCTATAGGCACCAGATATCGGTAACAATAGCACTAATAAATATCCTAGTAGTCCCAATTGTGAAAAATTATAAATATTAAAAACCAGTACTGAAGGGGCTACACCAAACGAAACCAGATCAGCAAGAGAATCTAATTCTTTACCTAAAGTACTAGATACTTTTAAAAATCGGGCAATTCTTCCATCATATCTATCGGCTAAACATGCAAGTAGTATAAATGCACCAGCCCATATATAATTTTCTTCAAAAGACATCATTAGAGACATTACACCACAACTAAGATTAGTAAATGTGAATACGTTAGGCACAGAATTTTTTGCTATTTTAGCCATTGTGATCACTCCTTAAAATAAAAAATATTTTTATTGTTTTAAATGAGTAAAAAGTATATAATTACATAAGCTAATTATAACCTATTTTAATAAATTAGTTAAGTAAATATAATATACATTATATTTATATATGTATATACTGGCATTATTTACAAAAATAGTGTATTTTTGTTAAAATTAATTTTGTTAGAAGGATAGTTAAAAATTTATGAGATATAATAAAAAAATTATTTTGAAATATGTGATAAATATTTTATTAATTATACTAATTATAGTTATAGTATTTAAATATAAAAAACATTTGCATTATGTAAATATAGAAAATATTAAAACATATATACAAAGTTATGGTAAACTTTCAGCCCTAATTTTTCTTTTGATTTATATGTTAAGGCCTATAGTACTTATAATACCTGCATCTTTGATGTCTATTATTGCAGGAAATATTTTTAATTATTATGTAGCTGTGTCATTAAGTATGATTGGATGTTTTGGTTCAGCTACAATAGCTTTCTTTTTAGCTAGGTTTCTAGGACGTTCATTTGTAGACAAGTATTTAAAAGGTAAGGCTTTAAAATTAAATAGAAATATAGAAAAGTACGGCTTTAAAATTATGACTGTGATGAGATTGTGTTTTGTATTTCCATATGATCCTTTAAGTTATAGTGCAGGACTTACAAAAATTAAATATAGGGATTTTATTTTAGGAACTTTAATAGGGATTTTTCCAGAAATTATAACTTATTCTTTAATGGGAAAGCATCTAGGAAGTCCTTTTTCCTTTAAATTTATAATGCCCGTAATAATTTTATTTGTTATAGCCTTTATTTCAATTTACACATATAAAAAGTATAAAAATACCAGCGTTTATAAGTAATATAGTTTTTTAAATTAGGAGATAATAATTTTTGAAATCTAAAATTTAAAGAGGTGTTATAATGAAGGTCAAGAATGTAATGACTAAATCGGTAGCTAGTTTAACTCCTGATGATACTATAGAGAAGGCAGCACAGGTTATGATGGAGAATAATATAGGTTCTCTGCCGGTATGTCAACAAGGAAAAATTATAGGAATTTTAACAGATAGAGATATATCTATAAGAGCTATGGGAAATAAAGGTTCTAATTCTAAAATAGTAAGAGATATTATGTCATCAAATCCAGTAACAGCATCGCCAGATATGGATGTTCAAGATGTTTCTAGAATAATGAGTGAAAGACAAATAAGAAGAATTCCAGTAGTAGAAAATGATAATGTAGTTGGTATAGTATCTTTAGGTGATCTAGCAGTAAATCCTAAATCTAATAGCCAGGCTGGAGATGCTTTAAGCAGTATATCTCAACCAGATAATTCACAATTTTAGAAATTAACAATTTGTAAATAA
This window encodes:
- a CDS encoding J domain-containing protein, which produces MKNPYEILEINENASQEEIKKAYRTLAKRYHPDQYGNNPLRDLAEDKMREINEAYDYLMKNPSKGTYNSRSDNTYNGSNSSIYQSVENDIYNGNIRNAESVLVGIKTRDAQWHYLMGILNMRRAWYNDAYNNLTTACSLDPNNFKYQNALNKLRGMNNSYRQPYYDTRKRDDICNICATLYCLDCLCDCGDCGGC
- a CDS encoding DUF5685 family protein, with protein sequence MFGYVTPCKMELKIKDYEKFKAYYCGLCISIKNNIGNIPRISLNYDMTFLALLLDSLECDNQIYMKKRCLFHPANKKIILKDNAPLKYAAFCNISLSYFKVLDDVYDDNSLKSRIMYLCLKRYLSNMPDNFKNIFENIKNKLENLYALEKSSQNISIDVLCHPFGDLTGFILKSYNNCNAARKDLYLLGYNLGKWIYIIDALDDLKKDMQKNKFNAINICFNDKNLCYENFIIEIIPRIDFILGTCAAQCTNIFNKLPIKKNKELIYNILQYGLLDKMDRVFKRGVYKNEKSI
- a CDS encoding class IV adenylate cyclase translates to MKEYETRIIRIDPKNIRNKLKKVNALKVKMENQINDIYDFEDGFLIKNKGYARIRVVEDLIHNSTHYYMTTKKLLSQGKYKIMEENETEILNMEAGKKILQSLGLKLLQSIKKYRESYKYKHSLIEIDINERAFCPFPYLEIESTNDQEFHEIVNLLGYSLEDTTSETIYQILDKNKKR
- the fba gene encoding class II fructose-1,6-bisphosphate aldolase — protein: MALVTTKKMFEKAYKRHYSIGAFNINNMEIIQGVVNGAKAKNSAVILQCSASAMKYAGPKYLKAMVDAAVEDTGIDIALHLDHGPDFETVKLCIETGFTSVMFDGSHLDYEDNVSQTKQVVDYSHSHGVVVEAELGVLAGIEDEVSASDHIYTDPEQAVDFVNRTGVDSLAIAIGTSHGAFKFPPNFKPKLRFDILEKIQENLPNFPIVLHGASAVDPKAVETCNKYGGNIADAKGIPIDMLRKASSMAVCKINMDTDLRLSMTAAIRKTFGDSPKVFDPRKYLGAGRDAIQKVVEDKIDNVLGSANSLEELI
- a CDS encoding DUF4363 family protein, with product MKNTIISFSIFILMLFSIIFSIKYLNNTCIKLQNLNVKIEQAIQANDWEESYKNSEHLMAEWKKYSSKLSIFSNHHEIDDINNELWKLLHHITYKNKEEALISIDIIKNSIYSILHIQQLNIENLF
- a CDS encoding DUF421 domain-containing protein; translated protein: MFTILFRTIILYLLVVISMRLMGKKQIGEMEPFELSIAIMISELASLPMQDTRVSITHGIIPIITLLMLQTLMGLCQLKSEKMRLIFSGKPSILIEKGKLNLKELKNEKFNMNDLIEELRMQGYYNLADVEYAILETSGQLSVIPKTESTPVTRADLKIKSTQDTLPITLVLDGKINLKNLIKANKTEDWLYNMLKKNSISSTKDILIALLDSKGKFYYQLKEKSS
- a CDS encoding nucleoside kinase; translation: MLKLKLNGKDISVPFGTSLYKIFKDNYDICHIPIVLAKVNGKYYEFTNSLKESGIFETVDIKDPLGNKTYIRTLQFVLIKAVYDLFPRAKVIIEHSLSKGIFGEIHKSTPLSREDIKLIKSKMNEIIRKDICIRKIEIKKEEAIEIFKSYNMEDKIMLLNHINAEKVKLYELDGRYDYFYGSMAFSTGILKLYDIMYYEPGFILRYPVESDPYNLPEFLEYKKLSNIFYETKQWDNILDVGNVGSLNDKVESNEIVDMIRVAEALHEKKIAYIADMVSARKEVKVVLIAGPSSSGKTTFAKRLSIQLRVNGIKPVPISLDDYFVDREHTPRDENGNYDFESIYSLDLKLFNKHLEFLLKGEEIEIPSFNFKKGARVWNGKRVRLPQNGVIIIEGIHGLNEILTSSIAAKNKFKIYISALTQLNVDNHNRIATTDVRIIRRIVRDSFYRSFSGEDTLKMWPSIRRGEEKNIFVFQENADVMFNSTLVYELCVLKNYALEELIKINSSSPVYYEALRLKSFLHFFKPVDLKFVPDNSILREFIGGSCFYS
- a CDS encoding acetyl-CoA hydrolase/transferase family protein, with protein sequence MVFKNWEDLYKSKVVSADEAVSKVNCGDRVVFGNACEATLFLLDALARNKEKYRSVELYNMIPMTKNEPYVQEGLEKYIHYNSLFAGGGTREALSSGRADYIPCFFHEMPRLFKENYIPVDVSLIKVSKPDRHGFCSYGVSTDYIKAATENAKLVIAEVNENMPRVLGDNFIHISDIDYIVENSDPIAELKPPKISDVEKTIGRYCASLIEDGSTLQLGIGAIPDAVLLFLKDKRDLGIHSEMISDGVVELVEAGVITNKKKALHPGKIIVTFLMGTRRLYDFVDNNPMVEAYPVDYVNDPKVVMKNSKLVCINSCVEIDLMGQVCAESVGMRQISGVGGQVDFMRGASMADGGKSILAITSTAGGGKVSRIVPFLSKGAAITTSRNDVQYVITEYGIASLKGKTLKQRAKELIKVAHPKFRDELKDEFERRFKCKY
- the pssA gene encoding CDP-diacylglycerol--serine O-phosphatidyltransferase, whose protein sequence is MAKIAKNSVPNVFTFTNLSCGVMSLMMSFEENYIWAGAFILLACLADRYDGRIARFLKVSSTLGKELDSLADLVSFGVAPSVLVFNIYNFSQLGLLGYLLVLLLPISGAYRLARFNVTDFDGEFSGIPITFTGMFISLYCLLTLNHPLPSEITILLIIALSYLMISNYKFKKI
- a CDS encoding TVP38/TMEM64 family protein translates to MLRPIVLIIPASLMSIIAGNIFNYYVAVSLSMIGCFGSATIAFFLARFLGRSFVDKYLKGKALKLNRNIEKYGFKIMTVMRLCFVFPYDPLSYSAGLTKIKYRDFILGTLIGIFPEIITYSLMGKHLGSPFSFKFIMPVIILFVIAFISIYTYKKYKNTSVYK
- a CDS encoding CBS domain-containing protein; protein product: MKVKNVMTKSVASLTPDDTIEKAAQVMMENNIGSLPVCQQGKIIGILTDRDISIRAMGNKGSNSKIVRDIMSSNPVTASPDMDVQDVSRIMSERQIRRIPVVENDNVVGIVSLGDLAVNPKSNSQAGDALSSISQPDNSQF